The Acinetobacter wuhouensis genome includes the window TTGTGACCTAACTTTAAAAAGCCGATTTAAATCGAATTTACAATCAAACCTAAGATGAAGAGAGATAACAAATGAGTATAGATTTGAATGAACTTCCTGCTTGCCTACAACCCTATAAGGAACAAATTGTAGCAACTCAAAAAGACAGTATTGAAATCAATCTATCTGCTGCTGATCAGTTAAGTCTTTGGCAAAGTAAAGTGGGTGGACATCCATATTTACCGATTGGGCAACAATACCCACAAAGTTTAGAGGGTGAAAATTTACAGTTGTTGGCACAGATTAATTTTGCTGAATTGCCTGAAAATGATCAGTATCCGAAGTCAGGAATCTTGCAATTTTTTATCAATCCAAATGATGATTTGTATGGTTTGGACTTCGATGATCAACAAAAACAAGATGGTTTTCGGGTTATTTTCTATGACACGGTTCAGCAAGATGATTCAGCATTGGTACAAGATTTTCCTGTATTGGGGGATGATGCCTATAGCCCAGTTTCAGGTCAATCCGCTGTGCAATTTGAAAAAGCGGTTAGCTATATTGATCTGAATAATTTTGATTTTGCGGAAAAAGTCACTGATCCTTATGATAAAGAGGATGATGAGAGTGAAGAGTTTTGTGATGAATATAGTGAAGTGATCTCTGCAAATGGTCATCGTCTCGGCGGTTATCCATTCTTCACTCAGTCTGATCCACGTGAATATAATGAGAATATTCAAGACTATGTCTTACTGTTGCAGATTGATACGGATGATACAGACGGTATAGAGATTATGTGGGGAGATTCTGGCGTAGGGAATTTCTTTATTCATCCAGATGACCTTAAAAAGCGTGATTTTTCCAAAGTGCTGTATAACTGGGATTGTTATTAATTCGCATTGTTGTAGCACATCCGCTATTGGTTGTTTGAGGGTAAGCTTATGAGAAATTCATAAGCTTTTTTATTTAAAAATAGAAATTTAGATGCGTTTTAAACTGAAATTAAAAATATAAATGTGACTTAATTGACAGTTTAATTGATTGATTAGATTCATGAAATATTTTACCAATACGACTTAAAATTCATTAATTGATTAAAAAGTAATCAATTAAAAATGTTTTGTATACTTTGTAAATTCAGTAGTTTCAGTGAGTTGGGGTATTTTAAATGAGATTTATTAACACTTACATATTTTTTTACATGTTTTAAGTCTACATTTTAAGGTTTGCTGATTAGTATTCATGGCTTGTGAATTGTTTTGTTGGTTTGAACAAGGCTGTTTGGATCAATTGAAAAGGGCTGTTGAGGACGCTACATGATTTATGACCATAATGTGAATATGAATGAATACGTGAATCCCACGGTAAATGTTCAGATTCGATCAGAAAACAATAATAAATTTAACCCAGAGCAATTTTTAAAAAATAAAGCATTTGAAAATTATAAAAATCAAAATGATGAGAACAATCAGTTTAAGTTTTTGGATATTTCAAAGTTTACTGAAAAGTTAGAGAGGTGGTCCCACTTGTTTGAACAACTAAAAGCGTATTTATAAGTGATATTCCGCTCTAGTTAAGCCACCTTGTTTTGTTGGGGTAGCTGATCATAGTAAAACTCATTTGGTGTCATTTTGTCTAGACTCGAATGAGGTCGTTTCAAATTATAAAACTCAAAATATGCACTTAATTGCTTTTTCGCATCTGTGACACTGCTATAAGCTTTGAGATACACCTCTTCATATTTAACGCTCCGCCATAATCGTTCAACCATCACATTATCTACCCATCGACCTTTACCATCCATACTGATTTGAATGCCATTTGATTTCAATACATCAATAAATGCATCACTGGTAAACTGGCTGCCTTGGTCTGTATTAAATATTTCAGGTCGACCATATTTTTCAATCGCTTCATTTAAAGCCGAAATACAAAAATCCACCTCCATACTAATCGATACCCTATGCGCAAGTACCTTGCGGCTATGCCAATCAATCACAGCACATAAATAAACAAAGCCTTTTGCCATAGGGATATACGTTATATCCGTAGACCACACTTGATTACTGCGCTGAATAGCCAACCCTTTGAGCAGATATGGATATTTACGGTGAGCTTGATTAGCCTGGCTTAAATTTGGTTTGCAATATAACGCCTGAATACCCATTTTCTTCATTAAAGTACGTGTATGACGTCGTCCTATATGATGTCCTTGACGATTCAACAAATCACGCATCATACGACTGCCTGCAAAAGGATATTGCATATGTAATTCATCAATACATCGCATCAGCTTCAGATCTGATGCACTCACAGGTTTTGGGCGATAGTAATAACAACCACGGGAGACTTTCAGCAGCTTAGCTTGCTTAGATACTGAAATCTGAAGTGAGTCGTCGATTAACTTTTGTGGTTGAAGCGGCCCAGTTTCTTCAACACACCTTCTAAAAAATCAATTTCTAATGCCTGCTCACCGATTTTTGCATGTAGTTTTTTTAGATCGATGGGTGGTTCTGTTGGAGCTTTTGATTGATCGAAAGCTTGCGAGGAAGCTGAGATCAATTGATTTTTCCAGTCAATAATTTGGTTTTGATGAACATCAAACTCAGCACTCAATTCAGCAAGTGTTTTTTCTGCTTTAATCGCAGCAAGTGCTACCTTAGCTTTAAAATCATTTGAATGATTTCTTCTTGGTCTACGTGCCATAAAATACTCCATATATTGATGTTTATAACATCATTTGAGGAGCAGAATATCACTTATAGGAGTTGTTCAAATTTACGGATCCATCTCTTTAGTGAGCATGTCTCGAAGCACTACAGCACATCGTTGTGCACGATATGTACGTATTGCACTTCAGTCAGCAGGGGCTCGTTTTACGGATCATCCAATTGCAGCATCAGATTGGGGTTCGACATTAACAGAGATTGGTTATAAGCAAATTCGTCCAGCCTTTGATAATCCACAAGAAGGCGATATCTACATCATTAACCGTACCAGTCGCCATCGTTATGGGCATATTGCTGGATTTACAGGCTCTCAGTGGGTGTCGGATTATAGACAGCGTAGCCATGATGTGTATAAAGATCCAAACGTGACTTATGAATATTACCGTTTACCAAGTTAATCGCTTTTATTTTAAAAATTTTATTTCAAATGTGCTGTTATAAATAGACTTCTTACATAATTACTTTGTTGTTTTAGAAAGTTATTTAATGTGATGTAAGACGTGTGTTTATCTAGTTTGATATATTGTGGTGTTCGTCGATATAAAAAGAAGTTATTCACTGAATAGCTTCTTTTTTTATTGAACAGTTTTTATTTACTGATGTTACGCAGTAACATTAAAACCAGATTTTTGGATCTCAATGGCAGTGGATACGCGTTAACGTCATCCGCAACGTGTTTGAGGCAGGACTGCACCAAATAAGTAATGTTTCTGCGATATATCAATCAAAAGATGGTGGTTGACGAGTTTTGCGGATGACAATGGTTTTGCCTACTTTTGTCGAAACAAAAGTAGGGCGAGCCGCAGGCTAATCCCTAAATCAAAACTTTTGATGTAAGACTCAATCAAGTAAGTTTAAGGCTGTTTAAAAAATATATTTCTTTTAAAGCGCATAACACCAGTTATTAAGCAGTAACTCTTGAAAATATTTACTCGAAACGCTTCGCTCGATTTTGATAAATAGACACAATAAATAAACCTAATGCACTAAAGCCGATCGCTTGTATGGCGGTAAAGAGTTTGTGTTGAGGTGCTAATAAACAGATCACTAAAATTACAGCAACAATAGGTGCAATAGAAAACAGAATTTTAAAGCCTTGTGCATAAAGATTATTTTCAGAAATTTTAAGGCTTTGTTGGTGTAATAAATGTGCTACAACACCAATCCCTAAGCAAATCATCGTGAGTGTTGTACTGAGTTTCTCAATGCCTGAGCAATAGTAAATCATGCCACAGATGACGATTGAACTGATCAGCTTTATTTCACGAGTACAGCGTTCAGAATACCAAAACTCCAACATCATTTTGACTCTGATTTTGTTTCTGGCGAAGTTGTGTTTTGGTGCAGTAATGATAAAGGTGAAAAAATACATACTGCTAATGCCATGAAAGCAATACCTTGTGCACCTGGAATCAGAATTTCACCATTGTTCATATTTTTAAAGACCAGTGCCAAAACCAAAGCCAATGGAATCCAAGTCAGTAAGCGATAAAAAATTCCTGTTGGATTTTTTGCAGCAAAGTGAATTTTGCAATAACGGCAAATCAAGAAAATAATCCCTGTTCCTGAAAAAAGTAAAATATTGTCCAATGTTAAAGGTTGGTAAAGATATAAACCAATGCTGACACATGCCAGTAAAACCAGAAAGGCTAATTTTTTTGCAACAGAAACGGTAGGATTAAACCAAAATTCAAGCATGGTGATATCTAACTATGGAGATGCTGATAATTTAACATAAAAAAGGTGAAGTCACTGCTTCACCTTGTATTGCTTCATGTTGCTTTTCTTAAGTATTTCTTTGTGGGCCCCAGTCAAAGATTTTCTTTTGATAAGCGTACCAAATCATCCATAAGCCAATCAGAATCATTGGGAATGATAGAATTTGTCCTTTGGTCATCCAGCCGAACAAGATATAGCCTTGATCTGCATCAGGTTCACGGAAGAATTCCATAAAGAAGCGTGCGCAACCATAGCCCATCAAGAACACAGCAGATACCGCGTAACGCGGACGAGGTTTAGCACTGTAGAACCATAAAATGATGAACAGTAACAAACCTTCACATAAAGCTTGATAGATTTGTGATGGGTGGCGTACGAGATGTAATGGATCAGTTGGGAAGATCATGCCTAAGGCAAAGTTAGGGTCAGTGACTTGGCGACCATACAGTTCGCCACCAATGAAGTTACCAATTCGCCCAAACATTAGACCTGTGGGTACACATGGGGCAATAAAGTCTAAAGTTTCAAACCATGTTTTTTTATACTTATGGCACCAGAGTAACATGGCAATCATCACACCGAGAAAACCGCCATGAAAACTCATGCCACCAGTCCAAACTTTAAAGAGCCAAATTGGATCTGCTAGGAATTTTCCAAACTCATAAAACAGTACATAACCGATACGACCACCAAGTACCACGCCTAATGCACCATAGAACACGAGATCAGAAACCATTTCAGAGTTCCAGTTGTCACGCTTTTTGGCACGATAAGTCGCGAGTCCCCACGCACAGAGAAATGCGAGAAGATACATCAGTCCATACCAATGAACTTTGAGTGGACCCAGTTCGAGTGCTACAGGGTCAATATTCGGGTAGGTCAGCATTCCTAATCCTTTGAAATTATATTTTGCACAGATTTTAGCTGAAACATATTAAAAATGTTGTACATTCAATGTGTAAAGTTCATGGAATGTGTTTTATGTGTATTGTGGCGTTGGCATGGCAAGTTTTAGATGATGTGCCCTTATGTTTAATTTCAAATCGCGATGAGTTTTATCACCGTCCAAGCTCTCAATTACATGCTTGGTCAGATTCTCCGATTATCGCAGGGCAAGACTTACAATCTGGTGGTACGTGGATGGGTGTGACACAACAAGGTCGCTGGGCAATTGTCACCAACTTCCGAGATGGTCAGGATAAACAGACCTATCCAACCACACGCGGTCAATTAATACAGGATTTTTTAGAGTCTGATCAAACCCCGATTCGCTTTGCGCAGGAACTTGAAACAAAACAGTGTGATTACGCAGGCTTTAATTTATTCGTTGGAGATCAACAACAAGCGGTCTATATGAGTAATCGTGGTGAAGCACCGCAAGTTTTAGCCAAAGGGGTATTTGTCGTTTCCAATGGTTTGATGACTGACGACTGGGAAAAGACCAAGCATTTACGTAAACGCTTTACCCAAGAATTTTTACCGATGATGCAATTATCAAGTATTCCTCAACAAGATCTTCAAAATGCTGTGTGGGATATTTTGGAAGATGAACGCAAAATCATTCCAGACTTATTACCCAACACTGGGATTAATACAGAGATGGAAGAATTATTGTCCTCAACCTTTATCCAAAGCCCGATTTATGGCACACGTTGCTCAAATTTTTTGAGGATTGGGCATTCCCAAATTGATTGGATCGAGAAGACACAACAAGGTGAATATTCTGGTGATTTAGTCAATATACAGCGCGATATTCAAAACTAAAAAATCCATACATGCCTAGACATGTATGGATTTGAAACAGTTTTTTAAAGTAAATGGGTCATTAACCCGCGATCACGCCACCATCTTTACGCGTAATGACGACAGTCGCTGAACGAGGACGAGCAGTTTTGTTGCTTGCATCTTTTTGCGATGCTGGCCAGTTACTATCTGGTTTGTCATAACCTTTCGAGTCTTCACCTGGGTGCTGAACATTGATGAAAATGGCTTTGTAATCTGGTGTCATGGTGACACCTGTGATTTCACATTGCTTAGGTCCTGTTAGGAAACGACGTAAGTTCTCATCGGTAATTTTCTTACCCACAATGGTTTCTTGACCCGCTGATGTTGTTGCTTTTGCACCATCACCAACGACACCAGGCAAGGCTGCGAGCATCATACAGTTAGTAGTATCTGTATATGCGCCGTCATCTGTTTGAATCCAAAGTACACCGCGTGGGTCAAACCACATACCATCTGGTGATGACAAGTCATTATTATCATTTAAGCCCGAAAGGTTAATGTTGCTCGCCATTTTTGCTTCTGCACCAAAGAGATAGATGTCCCAAGTGAAGCTTTCAGCAGTGGTTTTATTGTCTTTTTCATGGAAACGGATAATGTGACCATTCACATTGCCTTTACCACCTTCAGGATCGCTATAGTTACGTGGGTTTGCTGCATCAAGCGCGTGCGTTGTGCCACGGTTTGAGTTGTTGGTCAACGTCACATAGACTTCGCCATTTTCAGGGTTTACTGCAACCCATTCAGGACGATCCATTTTGGTTGCTTTAACTGCATCACCTGCCAAACGTGCAAATGTAGTGATCTCAGCTTGTGATTTGAAAGGGTATACAGCATTAGATTCATTCAAACCATTTTTACCATAAGCCAGTTCGATCCATTTGCCTGTACCATCGTTATTGAACTGAGCAACATAAAGTTTGCCTGAGTTCATATATTTGTCACCCGCTTTGTAACCGCCGTTGACATCTTTGGCATCCCATTTTGCATCAGATACAAATTTATAGATGTATTCTCCACGTGAGTCATCTCCCATGTAGAACGCAAGGTTTTCACCTTCAATTAAGCGGCTCGCACGGCAGTCTTCATGTGCAAAGCGGCCTAAAGAAGTACGTTTTACAGGATTTGAACGACTGTCAAATGGGTCAATTTCAACAATCCAACCAAAGGTATTGGCACTGTTGCGGAAGTCTTTGTCTGCTGTGTCCGCTGTAATTGATGAGTTCCAACGATCATAGAGGTCTTGGCGTTCTATTGTACCTACTGCTGTTTCCCAACCATAGCGTGAACTTGCACCATCTTTTAAACCATAGCGATTTAATGCCACGATCTCGGCAGGTGTACGTTTCGCATCATCACCTTTGTTACGCACGAAATAGCCAATGAAGTTTTCTTCAGTGGTTAAATATGTTCCCCAAGGTGTATAACCATTACCACAGTTATTATGTGTGCCACGGGTTTGTTTTGCAGTTGGTGAATACTGAGTTTTAACTAAGTCCGAACCTGCAACAACCCCTGCAAAATCCATCACTGTAGATGCTGTAATACGACGATTTAATAATGAGTTTTTAACGACTTCGACTTTCTGTGTTGAGCTATTTTTTTTCAACTCAATTACAGAAACACCATGAGCGTTCATTTCACGAATGACTTCATCTTCAGGGCGACGACCATCAACTTTGGTTGCACCCTTAGGGTGTAAGAATGTTTGGTTGATATATTCATGGTTCATGACCAATAAGCCACGTTCAGACGCTTTAGCATCATATTTCAATGATGAAGCATTGAGTCCGAAGTAGCTCATACCATCGTGACAGTCACCTGAGCGGAACTGGAAGCTCGGGCCTGATGGAACAT containing:
- a CDS encoding IS3-like element ISAba14 family transposase (programmed frameshift); this translates as MARRPRRNHSNDFKAKVALAAIKAEKTLAELSAEFDVHQNQIIDWKNQLISASSQAFDQSKAPTEPPIDLKKLHAKIGEQALEIGFFRRCVEETGPLQPQKLIDDSLQISVSKQAKLLKVSRGCYYYRPKPVSASDLKLMRCIDELHMQYPFAGSRMMRDLLNRQGHHIGRRHTRTLMKKMGIQALYCKPNLSQANQAHRKYPYLLKGLAIQRSNQVWSTDITYIPMAKGFVYLCAVIDWHSRKVLAHRVSISMEVDFCISALNEAIEKYGRPEIFNTDQGSQFTSDAFIDVLKSNGIQISMDGKGRWVDNVMVERLWRSVKYEEVYLKAYSSVTDAKKQLSAYFEFYNLKRPHSSLDKMTPNEFYYDQLPQQNKVA
- the lgt gene encoding prolipoprotein diacylglyceryl transferase; amino-acid sequence: MLTYPNIDPVALELGPLKVHWYGLMYLLAFLCAWGLATYRAKKRDNWNSEMVSDLVFYGALGVVLGGRIGYVLFYEFGKFLADPIWLFKVWTGGMSFHGGFLGVMIAMLLWCHKYKKTWFETLDFIAPCVPTGLMFGRIGNFIGGELYGRQVTDPNFALGMIFPTDPLHLVRHPSQIYQALCEGLLLFIILWFYSAKPRPRYAVSAVFLMGYGCARFFMEFFREPDADQGYILFGWMTKGQILSFPMILIGLWMIWYAYQKKIFDWGPQRNT
- a CDS encoding YwqG family protein produces the protein MSIDLNELPACLQPYKEQIVATQKDSIEINLSAADQLSLWQSKVGGHPYLPIGQQYPQSLEGENLQLLAQINFAELPENDQYPKSGILQFFINPNDDLYGLDFDDQQKQDGFRVIFYDTVQQDDSALVQDFPVLGDDAYSPVSGQSAVQFEKAVSYIDLNNFDFAEKVTDPYDKEDDESEEFCDEYSEVISANGHRLGGYPFFTQSDPREYNENIQDYVLLLQIDTDDTDGIEIMWGDSGVGNFFIHPDDLKKRDFSKVLYNWDCY
- a CDS encoding NRDE family protein codes for the protein MCIVALAWQVLDDVPLCLISNRDEFYHRPSSQLHAWSDSPIIAGQDLQSGGTWMGVTQQGRWAIVTNFRDGQDKQTYPTTRGQLIQDFLESDQTPIRFAQELETKQCDYAGFNLFVGDQQQAVYMSNRGEAPQVLAKGVFVVSNGLMTDDWEKTKHLRKRFTQEFLPMMQLSSIPQQDLQNAVWDILEDERKIIPDLLPNTGINTEMEELLSSTFIQSPIYGTRCSNFLRIGHSQIDWIEKTQQGEYSGDLVNIQRDIQN
- a CDS encoding PhoX family protein; translated protein: MTDLTPYHEDQELDNNNSNNTHFRDILEQHISRRSLITKTASGAAALALASSLTGCNDDNDTISHVTPPTPIDPIKKPEKLTFTPVAKNLNDIVTVPEGYEANVLYALGDSINPSYAEWDDNNVPSGPSFQFRSGDCHDGMSYFGLNASSLKYDAKASERGLLVMNHEYINQTFLHPKGATKVDGRRPEDEVIREMNAHGVSVIELKKNSSTQKVEVVKNSLLNRRITASTVMDFAGVVAGSDLVKTQYSPTAKQTRGTHNNCGNGYTPWGTYLTTEENFIGYFVRNKGDDAKRTPAEIVALNRYGLKDGASSRYGWETAVGTIERQDLYDRWNSSITADTADKDFRNSANTFGWIVEIDPFDSRSNPVKRTSLGRFAHEDCRASRLIEGENLAFYMGDDSRGEYIYKFVSDAKWDAKDVNGGYKAGDKYMNSGKLYVAQFNNDGTGKWIELAYGKNGLNESNAVYPFKSQAEITTFARLAGDAVKATKMDRPEWVAVNPENGEVYVTLTNNSNRGTTHALDAANPRNYSDPEGGKGNVNGHIIRFHEKDNKTTAESFTWDIYLFGAEAKMASNINLSGLNDNNDLSSPDGMWFDPRGVLWIQTDDGAYTDTTNCMMLAALPGVVGDGAKATTSAGQETIVGKKITDENLRRFLTGPKQCEITGVTMTPDYKAIFINVQHPGEDSKGYDKPDSNWPASQKDASNKTARPRSATVVITRKDGGVIAG